The following are from one region of the Capsicum annuum cultivar UCD-10X-F1 chromosome 1, UCD10Xv1.1, whole genome shotgun sequence genome:
- the LOC107856909 gene encoding uncharacterized protein LOC107856909 — MGDFSFLSDDDSDTEKAVDDLLEQAMDHSVLQQIAAINCSGFNDSSLPSHLETRFRKLKSLPAAHTTPKPSSFTRNSRSFCSSEFPKNEKNCDENKKFEGSSVGEKGGEVNLEDGFVENDVFSKKQEGERGKKSNSSPDSGSFCSSELPNTPKIKKLEGKGSEVNLEDWFVEKQTRSKDVLSKTPDGKRGKKSKASSDSWNFSQDCLSPPTKTGCFWCSPKKGSSKKGKENRSVSMGLKWGKDDELLSDLSTFSLKNQEKLMKKAMEEQEKVNREAEKIVKWAKQASARMDVLSIEDELSDDVDAFK; from the coding sequence ATGGGGGATTTCTCTTTCCTTTCGGATGATGATAGTGACACTGAAAAAGCTGTAGATGATCTTCTTGAACAAGCAATGGACCATTCTGTTCTTCAACAAATTGCTGCTATTAACTGCTCTGGATTTAACGACTCTTCACTTCCTAGTCACCTAGAAACTCGTTTTCGTAAACTGAAATCCCTTCCTGCTGCTCATACAACTCCAAAACCGTCTAGTTTTACAAGAAATTCTAGAAGTTTCTGTTCCTCGGAGTTTccgaaaaatgagaaaaattgtgATGAGAACAAGAAATTTGAAGGAAGTTCAGTTGGGGAGAAGGGTGGTGAGGTGAATTTGGAAGATGGGTTTGTTGAAAATGATGTGTTTTCTAAAAAACAAGAAGGGGAAAGAGGGAAGAAGTCGAATTCTTCACCGGATTCTGGGAGTTTCTGTTCGTCGGAGTTACCGAACACCCCAAAAATCAAGAAACTTGAAGGAAAGGGTTCTGAGGTGAATTTGGAAGATTGGTTTGTTGAAAAACAGACAAGATCAAAGGATGTTTTGTCGAAAACTCCAGATGGGAAAAGGGGGAAAAAGTCGAAAGCTTCGTCAGATTCTTGGAATTTTTCTCAGGATTGTTTGTCTCCACCAACGAAAACAGGGTGTTTTTGGTGTTCACCTAAGAAGGGATCGAGTAAAAAGGGGAAAGAGAATAGGAGTGTGAGTATGGGGCTGAAATGGGGGAAGGATGATGAGTTGTTATCGGATTTGAGTACGTTTTCattgaaaaatcaagagaagttGATGAAGAAAGCTATGGAGGAGCAAGAAAAGGTTAATAGAGAAGCTGAGAAGATTGTCAAGTGGGCAAAACAAGCATCTGCTAGGATGGATGTTTTGAGCATTGAAGATGAGCTAAGTGATGATGTTGATGCTTTCAAATGA